Genomic segment of Paenibacillus sp. FSL R5-0623:
TAAGCCATTCGCATTCTCGTTGGAACCGCGTTGCCAAGAGGAATACGGATCAGCAAAAAAAACGTGTAGGTTATGCGTGGTTTCCAAACTGGCATAACATGCAAACTCCTTTCCTCGGTCAGCCGTGGCTGTGAGAAAGGTCCCTGTAGGGTACTGTGAGATGGCTACACCGAGTGCAATCTCCATCGACAACGCGGTACGGTCGGGCATGAGAACAGCGGTATATAGGCGTGTTTTACGTTCAATCAACGTGGCCACGCAGCCTTTACTTTTCCCACGGCCCGATACGACGGTATCCAGTTCCCAGTGCCCAAACGTTTCACGGGAACGTACCTCTTTGGGACGATCCGAAATGGATCGACCAATGGCAAATTTACCACGAGTTTCTGCGGGTTTTTGACGCTTCCCTTTGTGCCGAAGAATCTGTAATACGCCTTGAACCAAGCGCCCCGTGTAGATCCAGCGATAGATGGTTTTGAAGGTGACGGTTGGCAGGCCTTCCATGCGGAAACGTTCAGTGATTTGTTCTGGAGACCACGTCGCCTGAAGCTTCTTCTCCAAGGAAGCAGCCAAGGCTTCTGACCATTTACCTAGGGAGACAGAAGCCTTACGACGCTCCTCATAAGCGTTTTGAGCGTGTTCTGCCTGATAGGGTTGCGATGCAGCAACACGATCTAACTCACGACAAATCGTCGACGGATGCCTCCCCAGTTCTTTTGCAATGGCTCTCGAACTTTGGCCTTGGCTGTGGAGGATTTCTAGCTTGCTGCGTTCGATTATGCTAAGATGTGAATAACTCATGGACTGATTCTCCTTGTGTGAATGCTTGTGTGGTAACTTTCATTCTACACGAATCAGGCTATGAGCCATTTTTTTATTTCCAGTAGGTGTCGCACTTCATATTACAATCTGTCTAAATCAATCTTACGTTTATCAAAGTGGCATAGTCTTAGCCTGTCATAATCAGATACGAGGATCTTAAAAATTGAATATCTCTGCTTTAAAGTTTGCTATAGTGTACCACTATACTTCCGGATAAAATGGAAATACCAACCATGTAAGCGCTATCTATTAATGTGCTGATTGTACATGTTGGAATCATTCATGGAGGTGTATGATGAAGAGGAAGTCTTGGTATACTTTGGCGGTAACTGGTGTCATCTCTTTATTTTTTTCGGTAAGCGCTTTCGCGGGTTATGTGTTCTGGGAACCTCTAACCTATTTTAACGCAAGTACGTGGCAAAAAGCAGATGGGTATTCCAATGGGAGCATGTTTAACTGTACGTGGAGGGCTAACAATGTTAATTTTACAAGTGACGGCAAGCTTAAGCTTGGTTTGACCAGCTCTGCACAGAACAAGTTTGATTGCGGAGAGTACCGTTCCACGAATACGTATGGGTACGGCTTGTATGAAGTCAGTATGAAACCTGCCAAGAACACAGGTGTAGTTTCCTCATTTTTCACATACACAGGCCCTGCACATGGCACCCAATGGGATGAGATTGATATCGAATTTTTAGGAAAAGACACAACCAAAGTGCAGTTTAATTATTATACCAATGGGGTTGGTAATCATGAGAAGATTATCAATCTAGGTTTTGATGCATCCCAAGGTTTCCATACGTACGCATTTGACTGGCAGCCGGGACATATCAAATGGTATGTTGATGGTGTATTGAAACATACGGCAACCAACAATATTCCTAAAACTCCCGGAAAAATCATGATGAACCTCTGGAATGGAACGGGTGTAGATAGCTGGCTCGGCCCTTATAACGGTGCCAATCCGCTCTATGCAGAGTACGATTGGGTCAAATATACGAGTAATTAAGCAGACTGAAGCAGCCGTTAGCGGCTGCTTTTTTCTATATTCTGGAATTGTATTTATTTAATATATGTATTCAATATCCAATATCCTAAATTAATGCAATAAATGTTGCAATATTAGTATGGGCATAAATATCAAACATTCATTATGATTAACCTGTAAGCAACATTACATAGACTGGGGGAACGAAGTTGGACACAAGTAAAAAGAGACGAGTAGGCAGTTTGGTCATGATCGGTGTATTGGCCCTATCTGCAGCCTTGAGTGGGTGCAGCAGCGGTAGCGACAAGAAAACAGAATCGAGTACACCAGCGACAACGTTGGAGCTCAAAAATGGGAAGTATGATCCACCAGTGTCCAT
This window contains:
- a CDS encoding glycoside hydrolase family 16 protein produces the protein MKRKSWYTLAVTGVISLFFSVSAFAGYVFWEPLTYFNASTWQKADGYSNGSMFNCTWRANNVNFTSDGKLKLGLTSSAQNKFDCGEYRSTNTYGYGLYEVSMKPAKNTGVVSSFFTYTGPAHGTQWDEIDIEFLGKDTTKVQFNYYTNGVGNHEKIINLGFDASQGFHTYAFDWQPGHIKWYVDGVLKHTATNNIPKTPGKIMMNLWNGTGVDSWLGPYNGANPLYAEYDWVKYTSN
- a CDS encoding IS30 family transposase; translated protein: MSYSHLSIIERSKLEILHSQGQSSRAIAKELGRHPSTICRELDRVAASQPYQAEHAQNAYEERRKASVSLGKWSEALAASLEKKLQATWSPEQITERFRMEGLPTVTFKTIYRWIYTGRLVQGVLQILRHKGKRQKPAETRGKFAIGRSISDRPKEVRSRETFGHWELDTVVSGRGKSKGCVATLIERKTRLYTAVLMPDRTALSMEIALGVAISQYPTGTFLTATADRGKEFACYASLETTHNLHVFFADPYSSWQRGSNENANGLLREFHPKGTDFAQVEDEELAHSLDLMNHRPRKCLGWKTAHESFTEELSHLV